From Cellulosimicrobium sp. ES-005, one genomic window encodes:
- a CDS encoding polyprenyl synthetase family protein: protein MTTTAIPISDPELAAALTERLAGVEARLREAVAHADPLADTASRHLVNAGGKRLRPLLTLLAAELGDGTRPEVVESAVVVELTHLASLYHDDVMDSAPVRRGAPSAHAVWGNSVAIMVGDLLFARAASTVAALGPEAVLIQARTFERLCLGQLHETIGPGEGDDPVEHYLEVLADKTASLLSTSARLGALFAGCPTAVVDTVAAYGEKLGVAFQLADDVLDLASSGDESGKTPGTDLREKVPTMPVLLLRARIANGTASEADARLVELLDSDLTDDAALAAAVAALRRHEVLGETRALAVRWARSAVEELDALPAGPVTDALRSFAEALADRAA from the coding sequence GTGACGACCACCGCGATCCCGATCTCGGACCCCGAGCTCGCGGCCGCCCTCACCGAGCGGCTCGCCGGGGTCGAGGCTCGGCTGCGCGAGGCCGTCGCGCACGCCGACCCGCTCGCCGACACGGCGTCCCGCCACCTCGTCAACGCGGGGGGCAAGCGGCTGCGGCCGCTGCTCACCCTGCTCGCCGCCGAGCTCGGGGACGGGACGCGTCCGGAGGTGGTGGAGTCCGCGGTCGTCGTCGAGCTCACGCACCTCGCGTCGCTGTACCACGACGACGTCATGGACTCCGCCCCGGTGCGCCGGGGGGCCCCGTCTGCGCACGCCGTGTGGGGGAACTCGGTCGCCATCATGGTCGGCGACCTCCTCTTCGCGCGTGCCGCGTCGACCGTCGCGGCGCTCGGGCCCGAGGCCGTGCTCATCCAGGCACGCACCTTCGAGCGGCTGTGCCTGGGCCAGCTCCACGAGACGATCGGCCCGGGGGAGGGCGACGACCCCGTCGAGCACTACCTCGAGGTGCTCGCCGACAAGACGGCCTCGCTGCTCTCGACGTCCGCGCGGCTCGGCGCCCTGTTCGCCGGGTGCCCGACGGCCGTCGTCGACACGGTCGCGGCCTACGGGGAGAAGCTCGGGGTCGCGTTCCAGCTCGCCGACGACGTGCTCGACCTGGCGTCGTCGGGCGACGAGTCGGGCAAGACGCCGGGGACGGACCTGCGCGAGAAGGTGCCGACCATGCCGGTGCTGCTGCTCCGTGCCCGGATCGCGAACGGGACCGCGAGCGAGGCGGACGCCCGGCTCGTCGAGCTCCTCGACTCCGACCTGACGGACGACGCCGCCCTCGCCGCGGCCGTGGCCGCGCTGCGACGCCACGAGGTGCTCGGCGAGACGCGCGCGCTGGCGGTGCGCTGGGCGCGCTCCGCCGTGGAGGAGCTCGACGCGCTCCCCGCGGGGCCGGTCACCGACGCGCTGCGCTCCTTCGCGGAGGCGCTCGCCGACCGCGCCGCCTGA